A stretch of DNA from Pseudomonas sp. HN11:
TGGCTCGATCATCTGCTGGCCCAACGGGCGGCGCACACCGTTTGAGGAAATCCCATGAAGGTTTTGATTGTTCACGCCCATCCTGAGCCGCAGTCGTTTACCGCCGCCTTGCGCGACCAGGCGGTCGCCACGCTGGAGGGGCAGGGGCATGAGGTAAAGATCAGCGATTTGTACGCCATGCAGTGGAACCCGGTGGCGTCGGCGGCGGACTTTTCGTCGCGGGAAAATCCGGACTATCTGGTGTATGCCCTGGAGCAGCGCCTGGGGGTGAAGAAGCAGTCGATTGCCGCGGATATCCAAGGTGAGTTGGACAAGCTGATGTGGGCTGATCTGTTGATCCTCAACTTCCCGATTTTCTGGTTTTCGGCGCCTGCGATGCTCAAGGGCTGGATCGACCGGGTACTGGTGTCGGGTGTGTGCTACGGCGGCAAGCGCTTTTACGATAAAGGCGGGCTGGCGGGTAAGCAGGCAATGGTCACGGTGACCCTGGGCGGGCGTGAGCATATGTTCGGCGAGAGCGCGATTCACGGGCCGTTGGAGGATATGTTGCGACCGATTCTGCGCGGTACGTTGGCGTATGTGGGTTATGACGTGCTGGCGCCGTTTGTGGCGTGGCATGTGCCGTACATCAGCGCCGAGGCACGCCAGGATTTCCTGATGGGCTATGAGCAACGGCTAAAAGGGCTGGCGGATGAGCAGCCCCTGGTATTTCCGAAGCTTGAGCAGTTTGATGAGGCGCTGTACCCGCTGTAGCAGCGCCTTGATCGTTTAGCCTTGGGTGCGCAACCGCTGCGCCGCACTGCGCAGCAGTTGCTCGGTGCCATTCCAGCCCAGGCAACCATCGGTCACTGACACGCCGTACTTCATCGACGCGCTCAGCGGCTGGCAGCCTTCGAACAGATGGCTTTCGAGCATCATGCCAATCAGCGAAGTGTCGCCCTGCAGGCGCTGTTCCAGCACCTCGTTGAACACCGCCGGTTGGCGCAACGGGTCCTTGCCGCTGTTGGCGTGGCTGCAATCGACCATGATGCGTGCTGCCACCTTGGACTTGGCCAGGTCGTGCTTCACCTGCGCCACGCTCTG
This window harbors:
- a CDS encoding NAD(P)H-dependent oxidoreductase, which gives rise to MKVLIVHAHPEPQSFTAALRDQAVATLEGQGHEVKISDLYAMQWNPVASAADFSSRENPDYLVYALEQRLGVKKQSIAADIQGELDKLMWADLLILNFPIFWFSAPAMLKGWIDRVLVSGVCYGGKRFYDKGGLAGKQAMVTVTLGGREHMFGESAIHGPLEDMLRPILRGTLAYVGYDVLAPFVAWHVPYISAEARQDFLMGYEQRLKGLADEQPLVFPKLEQFDEALYPL